The Nitrospirae bacterium YQR-1 genomic sequence TGGCGGCTGCCGCTTATTATCTTTCCGCCATACTCATATGACCTTATATCTCCAAAATGGGCAAAGACCTTTGTGTTTTTCATTTGAATAAAAGCACCCTGCCAAAGGATTTCACTTACACTCTTAGATGTCAATTCCTTTATTTTAGCTTCATTTTCCGCTCTCCAAACCTCGTTAACTTTTTTAAACGCATCAACCGGCTCCACCTCCCCCTCAGTAAGTCCTAAAAGCGTAAACACCTGCCTTTTAATAAAATCATCGGATATTTTTAACACGTCTTTCTTAAATACCGTGGGCTTAAATATGGTTTTAACACCCGTCATGACAACATTTCCGGCATCATCCTCTGCGACGGCATTTATAGGGATGGTCTCCTTATAATCCACATCAAGGGGGTAAATACAAAAGTAGTGGTTCTTGTTTTTGAAAATTGAATTTACTGCAGGATACGTTTTATCTCCAATTTTAACATAAACTGAATCTGCCCCTGTGGCCTCTGCCAGCACCGCAGTGGCTGAACCCAGATCAGTTATATATGATGAGTCAAGTACGGATAGCACCGGAGCAACGGTGTCAATAACCGCCTCAAACTGTTTTTCAGTCTTTGAAAACAAACCGCTTTTTACTGTGAGTTTTATGGAAGCTGTACCGTCTTTAATATCCAACTTTTTAGGTTCGACTTTAAGCAGATACTCTGCTGTTTTCCCCCCTGGTTTACTTAACGGAAGCAGTTCCTTAGTGATATTACCCTGTGATATTGTTATCATGACAGATTTCAGTGCTGATTTGCTCTCTATTTTTATAGGAATTTCTTTTTTACGCGGTAGTTTTTCCAGACCCTCAATTCCTGAAATTACAGGGGGTTTAGTGCTTATGAAAGTTATAAGTGAAAAACCCGCCAGAGATATACCTATAATGCCCAATAGGTAATAAAAATATTTTAATGTGCCTTGTTTAGTTTCATTTCTAAACACTATATTTTTCTCCTTATTATTAAATTTCTCATGGAATATCTATATCATAGCCCTTAATTTTTCTGTGAAGGTTGCTTCTTTCAATTTGAAGGGTCTCTGCAGTTTTGGAAACATTCCACTTGTGTTTAACCAACTGCCTGATTATGTAGTCTTTTTCAAAGGTATCACGGGCCTCCCTGAGAGTTTCATAAGCAAAGTAGTCTTTTTGCGGAGAGTCGCCGATGGATATATCAGTTGCCATTATGACTTTTGACTGAGTCATTATGAAAAGGCGCTCAAGAGTGTTTTTTAATTCTCTGACATTGCCGGGCCAGTCGTGGGTAATGAGAATTTTCATAGCCTCAGGACTAATAACCCGCAGCGGGCGCGCATACTCTGCTGCAAATACCCCCATAAAGTGCTCTATAAGTATGGGCAGATCATCTTTTCTTTCCCTCAGCGGAGGCACTACTATG encodes the following:
- a CDS encoding M23 family metallopeptidase, which produces MFRNETKQGTLKYFYYLLGIIGISLAGFSLITFISTKPPVISGIEGLEKLPRKKEIPIKIESKSALKSVMITISQGNITKELLPLSKPGGKTAEYLLKVEPKKLDIKDGTASIKLTVKSGLFSKTEKQFEAVIDTVAPVLSVLDSSYITDLGSATAVLAEATGADSVYVKIGDKTYPAVNSIFKNKNHYFCIYPLDVDYKETIPINAVAEDDAGNVVMTGVKTIFKPTVFKKDVLKISDDFIKRQVFTLLGLTEGEVEPVDAFKKVNEVWRAENEAKIKELTSKSVSEILWQGAFIQMKNTKVFAHFGDIRSYEYGGKIISGSRHMGFDLASLANSPVPASNTGIVQFAGNLGIYGNTIIIDHGLGLMSLYGHLSSILVKEGDKVTKGSIIAKSGMTGFAGGDHLHFAILCHGVYVNPVQWWDIMWIDKRINLVLKKGSMSLE